In one Molothrus ater isolate BHLD 08-10-18 breed brown headed cowbird chromosome 36, BPBGC_Mater_1.1, whole genome shotgun sequence genomic region, the following are encoded:
- the CHCHD5 gene encoding coiled-coil-helix-coiled-coil-helix domain-containing protein 5: protein MEALAVAAQLCGPELERYGRCVAASPGSWHQDCHQLSLSVTACASNHPLVRRIRRDCSDSFGAFERCLRERPQSAAECGPHVSQFLLCAQNVTQSATPGDAATATPRDGPRGTSAGEFWGKNGN from the exons AT GGAGGCGCTGGCCGTCGCCGCCCAGCTCTGCGGGCCGGAGCTGGAGCGCTACGGGCGCTGCGTGGCCGCGAGCCCCGGGAGCTGGCACCAGGATTGTCACCAACTGTCCCTGAGCGTCACCGCCTGCGCCTCCAACCA CCCCCTGGTGCGCCGGATCCGCCGGGATTGCTCCGACTCCTTCGGGGCCTTCGAGCGCTGCCTGCGGGAGCGGCCCCAGAGCGCAGCCGAGTGCGGCCCCCACGTCAGCCAGTTCCTGCTGTGCGCCCAAAATGTCACCCAGAGTGCCACCCCTGGGGACgctgccactgccacccccagggacGGCCCCAGGGGCACCTCCgcaggtgaattttggggtaaAAACGGGAATTAA
- the LOC118697433 gene encoding LIM homeobox transcription factor 1-beta-like, with protein sequence MGIFSAPVLSSPLPRARPRPSPGSAHGRGPRRARCHCRDPAVAAAVAIAAPLSPSPSRCPGPAAGMKPEEAPSCREQGAPLPGAGSPPAALPVLCAGCGRGIWDRFLLRVNERSWHERCLRCSECGRALRGRCFSRERRLLCFPPNPGTFPPKPGHVFPQTRARFPHKPPAIRRLFPRCCGRCRGALGRSERVLRVLGRVFHERCLRCGSCGRRLRSGDEFVQRDGRILCRGHAGPGTGPAAEDGARSEDEEGRDSRCSRNSGGKDPKRSKRPRTILSSQQRRAFKASFEVSSKPCRKVRETLAAETGLTVRVVQVWFQNQRAKMKKIARRQQQQEQLGNSRGGIPGGRGPGRSGRDGNEDEEGMRVGKREWGWENGDGVDQGWRDRKSGSHKIPISHKIPISHMIPISHIPAFPGLQRILVPFSRIPPPPLEPGGFGGEAGTFRGTPPELRPFDSEGVFQELDGDALGSLGAALISTENSQQLILGNARIPEIPEPGNPMERLYSMQSSYFTS encoded by the exons atgggaattttttctGCCCCCGTCctttcctcccccctcccccgTGCGcgcccccgcccctcccccggGAGCGCGCACGGGcgggggccgcgccgggcccggTGTCACTGTCGCGATCCCGCTGTCGCCGCCGCTGTCGCGATCGCGGCGCCGTTGTCGCCGTCCCCGTCCCGGTGTCCCGGTCCCG CCGCCGGGATGAAGCCGGAGGAGGCTCCGTCCTGCCGGGAGCAGGGAGCGCCGCTCCCGGGAGCCG GCTCCCCTCCCGCCGCGCTCCCGGTGCTGTGCGCGGGCTGCGGCCGCGGCATCTGGGACCGGTTCCTGCTGCGGGTGAACGAGCGCTCGTGGCACGAGCGGTGCCTGCGCTGCTCCGAGTGCGGCCGCGCCCTGCGGGGCCGCTGCTTCAGCCGCGAGCGCCGCCTGCTCTGC TTTCCCCCTAACCCGGGCACGTTTCCCCCCAAACCCGGGCACGTTTTCCCCCAAACCCGGGCACGTTTCCCCCATAAACCCCCGGCCATCCGCAGGCTGTTCCCGCGCTGCTGCGGCCGCTGCCGGGGCGCGCTGGGGCGCTCGGAGCGCGTCCTGCGGGTCCTGGGCCGCGTCTTCCACGAGCGCTGCCTCCGCTGCGGCTCCTGCGGCCGCCGCCTCCGCAGCGGCGACGAGTTCGTGCAGCGCGACGGGCGCATCCTGTGCCGCGGCCACGCCGGGCCCGGGACCGGGCCCGCCGCCGAGGACGGAG CTCGGAGCGAGGACGAGGAGGGCCGGGATTCCCGGTGCTCCCGGAATTCCGGCGGGAAGGATCCCAAACGTTCCAAGCGGCCCCGAACGATCCTGAGCTCCCAACAGCGCCGGGCGTTCAAAGCCTCCTTCGAGGTCTCCTCCAAACCCTGCCGGAAG GTGCGGGAGACGCTGGCGGCCGAGACGGGGCTGACGGTCCGGGTGGTCCAGGTGTGGTTCCAGAACCAACGAGCCAAG atgAAGAAGATTGCccgcaggcagcagcagcaggagcagctcggGAATTCCAGAGGGGGAATTCCAGGCGGGAGAGGACCCGGGAGGAGCGGCCGGGATGGgaatgaggatgaggagg gaatgagGGTGGGAAAgcgggaatggggatgggaaaatggggatggGGTGGATCAGGGATGGAGGGATCGGAAATCGGGAAGTCACAAGATCCCGATATCCCACAAGATCCCGATATCCCACATGATCCCGATATCCCACATCCCGGCATTCCCAGGCCTGCAGCGGATCCTGGTCCCGTTTTCCCGGATTCCGCCGCCGCCCCTGGAGCCCGGCGGATTCGGTGGCGAGGCCGGAACGTTCCGGGGAACGCCCCCGGAGCTCCGGCCCTTCG ACTCCGAGGGAGTTTTCCAGGAGCTGGACGGGGACGCCCTGGGATCCTTGGGAGCGGCCCTGATCTCCACAGAGAATTCCCAGCAGCTAATCCTCGGGAATGCCAGAATTCCCGAAATCCCCGAGCCCGGGAATCCCATGGAGCGCCTCTACTCCATGCAGAGCTCCTACTTCACCTCCTGA
- the LOC118697460 gene encoding hepatic lectin-like, whose amino-acid sequence MDEEELQDDLRLIPGAGALPARLRSFPAVYLSLALSSLLLLGLSALALARVSSISSKLHQEKQEWNFSSWDSFLFPCGADSREWEYFSGNCYYFSLARLSWERARERCRERRADLAVVGSFAEQQFLMSRARNERFWIGLTDRNSEGNWEWVDGTDYKSSFTFWREGEPNDSGKNEDCAHLWISGKWNDVHCTFECFFVCERPLSQKSPFSH is encoded by the exons ATGGACGAGGAGGAGCTCCAGGATGACCTGCGCCTCATCCCAG GCGCCGGGGCGCTCCCGGCGCGGCTCCGCTCCTTCCCGGCCGTGTACCTGAGCCTGGCGCTCtcctcgctgctgctgctgggcctcAGCGCCCTGGCGCTGGCCAGAG tTTCCTCCATTTCCTCCAAACTCCACCAGGAGAAACAGGAGTGGAatttttccagctgggattcCTTCC TGTTCCCGTGCGGGGCGGATTCCCGGgaatgggaatatttctctgggAATTGCTATTATTTCTCGCTGGCTCGGCTGAGCTGGGAGCGGGCGCGGGAGCGGTGCCGGGAGCGCCGCGCCGACCTGGCCGTGGTGGGCAGCTTCGCCGAGCAG CAGTTCCTGATGTCCCGCGCGCGGAACGAGCGCTTCTGGATCGGCCTCACCGACCGCAATTCCgagggaaactgggaatgggtCGACGGCACTGACTACAAATCCTCCTTCAC GTTTTGGCGGGAGGGGGAGCCCAACGACAGCGGGAAGAACGAGGATTGCGCCCACCTCTGGATCTCCGGGAAGTGGAACGACGTCCACTGCACCTTCGAGTGCTTCTTCGTCTGCGAGCGCCCCctctcccaaaaatccccctTTTCCCACTAA
- the PIN1 gene encoding peptidyl-prolyl cis-trans isomerase NIMA-interacting 1, with the protein MAEEEKLPAGWEKRMSRSSGRVYYFNHLTNASQWERPSGGARAEPGRVRCSHLLVKHNQSRRPSSWRQERITRSKEEALELINGYIQKIKSGEEDFESLASQFSDCSSAKAGGDLGAFGRGQMQKPFEDASFALRAGEMSGPVFTDSGIHIILRTE; encoded by the exons atggcggaggaggagaagctgcccGCGGGGTGGGAGAAGCGCATGAGCCGCAGCTCCG GCCGGGTGTATTACTTTAACCACCTGACGAACGCCAGCCAATGGGAGCGGCCGAGCGGGGGCGCGCGGGCGGAGCCGGGGCGCGTGCGCTGCTCGCACCTGCTGGTCAAGCACAACCAATCGCGGCGGCCgagcagctggaggcaggagcGCATCACCCGCTCCAAGGAGGAGGCGCTGGAGCTCATCAACG gttacATCCAGAAGATCAAATCAGGAGAGGAGGATTTTGAGTCTTTGGCTTCGCAGTTCAGCGACTGCAGCTCAGCCAAGGCTGGGGGGGACCTGGGAGCATTCGGGAGAG GGCAGATGCAGAAGCCGTTCGAGGACGCCTCGTTCGCGCTGCGGGCCGGCGAGATGAGCGGCCCCGTGTTCACGGACTCCGGGATCCACATCATCCTCCGCACGGAGTGA